One genomic window of Hyperolius riggenbachi isolate aHypRig1 chromosome 7, aHypRig1.pri, whole genome shotgun sequence includes the following:
- the LOC137525964 gene encoding uro-adherence factor A-like has translation MEFLHRHFPRVAQAVRNALVFITNVTAQVFGAPPDAPQPRHATPHVPIQTTAKTEDPTTQEETCSEQARDLLNSCSECTEAIELDEESPAAPSGNEDNQTQDTDLRPQKSNLELRWDSENKEIDKKLSEIHTTAEIQITAYSYKIQATDIHQSTESKDTEIIFHNVEGFIRQEQDIPPGPLQEKNKKQESFMVQEAKAMQTGGAEIFKNEISNNETSMSSDYEDQRDKQATEEPISESQLDKSCILKKECIQPRVELVNLTGEDRLDDEREIRSLVVESGEFNIQVDQESHIQVESIALGTMQDDGENFLDVTEVHKKQVTPVSEVDNPPCYQGKDTQNTLEALLETAVRLAKHCDSVQKFEQEPESFGGLREESNNFIMEEKRNVEGGQDQTEIGTSEEAEVTGLVPKADGKTQSSTSESRHEVSKTKKSKRRVHFSPSTEDFFQKKERVSKSILDLICDDDILEGQLQPTIDDFEALSSSDFKESDQYPNKEREGNYLEDDARFCQDGGQASTTTELTVKERECSDAGWAVWYDDCPIQNIGSDESFKSFGNQNVCANFKMEESVTAVSDSKSTEHHSDNVPSSKEMVSEETNAGLLKEIENESQTSERAESHLKNDSVIVTDQVEDTATKDDLLLQEQKRIDQDSIEDDEPLKSLGNMSYQVECLKGSIASVTGVQATEEHSDYLPSSKEDDFDLTAKIVVTSEIVNQQTEISAEYELQNFHGVMSNLENEFLMVSNQTEDTRNKDESVLEEAKSKADDNDETCEFLENMVYQKEFVDFKTEESVTSVTEGLSTGDLSDYSFSRKEIIFCEPEFLENVVEPINETASLQPTELFTEHDLLNSNEAVRRSETEPMIASEKPEGAGSNNEIDFQEARNKTEDFLVEGIVLPEYNTSIDEDKECNSQCSDTLVTVAGNLPLHDQLEEDLLEQCDSRDSNKENHEELYEKEQAASLDDNCTPVLEEFEIFTSQVEENHGHSTEKQHDDYTYEGLLSKTSEQGKSITDKSDHMEAELVAEDEFGAKYEDSQTDMGEDDYIREGLLSKTSEPGKSITDKSDHMEAELVAEDEFGAKYEDSQTDMGEDDYTCEGLLSKNSEPGKSITDKSDHMEAELVAEDEFGAKYEDSQTDMGEEHAEESNNAANISHLEQDHSEFHEDEEYHEEQDQLIYEDSEKEEQEITQQNDMYQTSGDMENYGLGNDLEEPAVVSEFASDIESGNIVHTDVLQIATDASEGNITPERTFSDNMSQLSSTLDTMQESPLREITTEEKQADNLYLEQEFHGQYYSAEDNDENKESKVMSYFSLHEDATDIVSVAEHTVEVELTSSKDDFCFKDSKADLKNKDDTGKVLGEVISFDTDDIVNLLHERERLSSVQLEEDKKPGQTGSGVPDEEYLEESCGKETVLTLDDICASIVEDVLKEGMSSEESYENFAEITFNKHDEFHNKMSTCSFEEQQEDTAEKQNDECRHVSTQLQITESQEEEIFRTDHSVVDLIAEQRFVAEEQFTVENKVSPLTDTSEDHAGEGMHDSTNYEFDMFTEGTEEFKPHFEQRYSEIQKEMNEDQDTLTSKHTENEEQVTYQQIGTCQSRSDDKGSDDYLLQQTNIVELGIVSMIASATREDSDVLECSRGDSQPDETPKTQEKELDLLSEIQSIISSSTLDQSVSELPVEQDHSPDSQYTSKQEHSVLDIASSTGKELDKEMDGKLISPQLTTLHLENILEMASVSNYEVEHISETQEFELLGEIHSLLSPGYNEHKFPEIIEHLDLDVKSTVNLEDQSQQLNLEQTEEFEKPSVTESRLEGSFENKDMNLGSTSDTGYEASHDLFPEIHSETTTDHALNTTTFMSSATSAKLHRKSSVHRRQEHPATLEMEPAEPLPPPVVSLQSEEVPLFPGEMPVLQVSLPNSAPPTFSSPPAQEEASEEKPPSEELLAEIHPEVDHVSNTTTILRRKSSIRRRQGRPSTLEMEPAEPLPPSVASLESVGVPLSPGKMPALHVSLPNVASPIASSHPAQEEASEEKPAPIEEFLSEIHSEADHVLDTTTFMSSATSPQLQRKSSVRLHQGHPATLEMEPAEPLPPPVVSLQSEEVPLFPGEMPVLHVSLPNSAPPTISSPPAQEEVSEEKPSSEELLSEIHPEADHVSNTTTILHRKSSIRRRQGRPSTLDLEPAEPIPPPVASLESVGVPLSPGETPAFHLSLPNAASPTASSHPAQEEASEEKPPSEEFLSENYSEADHELNTTTFMSSATSPTLRRKSSVRRRQGRPATLELEPAESLPPPVASLQSEVPLFPGEMPVLHVSLPNAAPPTASSPSAQEETSEEKPTSEELLSKIHTEADHVLHAITLVSSATLVDTHENERRITAEQDSQHILNHSKEGKDENVNLEQIIVEEQMVSEQYATSTEDVASTEEPNQEFGRKVNQYVLTETVTIKTGVEEADLCVISSSTKTEISVISELFGTEDKDESVVKSHIEADHIQEEVDRIHKVQSSNKEEVITVKLEGVEQENTDPSGKKENIPIIQTSYHEDINQGQVRPLVAEVGMTDEPVVQEEADLDNNMLPHSTLDVSAQKSRIELRRKISVRRRQGRPTTVEIEQAEPPPPPVAKPRSVAVPIFPGKMPVLPVFLPTATPPPASSHPAQEEASEEKPASEELAIKPKKGFMKHAGFGIPHPQMMQELQARLHKKKPKE, from the coding sequence GAAATGAAGACAATCAAACACAGGATACAGATCTGAGACCCCAAAAGAGTAATCTTGAATTAAGATGGGACTCCGAGAACAAAGAGATCGATAAGAAGCTTAGCGAAATTCACACCACAGCAGAAATACAAATCACAGCTTACAGCTATAAAATACAGGCAACAGATATCCATCAGTCCACAGAATCAAAAGACACAGAGATTATATTTCATAATGTCGAAGGCTTTATCCGTCAGGAGCAAGACATCCCTCCTGGCCCTCTgcaagagaaaaacaaaaaacaagaatcATTCATGgttcaggaagccaaagccatgcAGACTGGAGGTGCAGAAATATTTAAGAATGAAATATCAAATAATGAAACGTCAATGAGTTCAGATTATGAAGAccaaagagataagcaagctACTGAGGAACCAATTTCTGAAAGTCAACTTGACAAAAGCTGCATTCTAAAGAAGGAATGCATTCAACCAAGAGTGGAGTTGGTGAACCTTACAGGAGAAGACAGGTTAGATGACGAAAGAGAAATAAGAAGTCTTGTTGTAGAAAGTGGGGAATTTAACATCCAAGTTGACCAAGAGTCACACATTCAAGTGGAATCTATTGCTTTAGGTACAATGCAGGATGATGGGGAAAATTTCTTGGATGTTACTGAAGTCCATAAAAAACAGGTAACACCAGTGAGTGAAGTGGACAATCCTCCATGCTACCAAGGAAAAGATACTCAAAATACTCTGGAAGCCTTACTGGAGACAGCAGTTCGCTTAGCAAAGCACTGTGATTCAGTTCAAAAATTTGAACAAGAACCTGAGAGTTTTGGAGGTCTTAGAGAAGAAAGCAATAACTTTATTATGGAGGAAAAGAGGAATGTAGAGGGTGGACAAGATCAAACTGAAATTGGTACTTCAGAAGAAGCTGAGGTGACTGGATTGGTTCCAAAAGCAGATGGAAAAACTCAGTCCAGCACTTCTGAAAGTCGACATGAGGTTTCCAAAACCAAAAAGTCAAAAAGAAGAGTTCATTTCTCTCCCAGTACAGAAGATTTTTTCCAAAAAAAAGAGCGTGTTTCTAAAAGTATACTTGATTTGATCTGTGATGATGACATATTAGAAGGGCAATTACAACCAACTATAGATGACTTTGAAGCCTTAAgtagttcagactttaaagaatcAGATCAATATCCAAACAAGGAAAGAGAAGGAAATTACCTTGAAGATGATGCACGCTTCTGTCAAGATGGCGGACAAGCAAGTACAACCACTGAACTAACAGTTAAAGAACGTGAATGCAGTGATGCAGGATGGGCAGTTTGGTATGATGACTGCCCAATTCAAAATATTGGAAGTGATGAGAGTTTTAAATCTTTTGGAAACCAAAATGTGTGTGcgaatttcaaaatggaggagtCAGTCACAGCAGTTTCAGATAGCAAATCAACTGAACATCATTCTGATAATGTTCCTTCAAGCAAGGAGATGGTTTCAGAAGAAACTAATGCAGGACTCTTAAAAGAAATTGAAAATGAATCACAGACTTCCGAAAGAGCAGAGAGCCATTTGAAAAATGATTCAGTGATAGTCACAGATCAAGTAGAGGATACTGCAACTAAAGATGACTTACTATTACAAGAACAAAAGAGAATTGATCAAGACTCAATTGAAGATGATGAGCCATTAAAATCATTGGGAAACATGAGCTACCAAGTTGAATGTCTGAAAGGGTCAATTGCATCTGTTACAGGCGTACAAGCAACTGAAGAACATTCTGATTACCTACCTTCAAGCAAGGAAGATGACTTTGACTTGACTGCAAAGATAGTAGTTACTAGTGAAATTGTAAATCAACAAACCGAGATCTCAGCAGAGTATGAATTGCAAAATTTCCATGGTGTAATGAGCAATTTAGAAAATGAGTTTTTGATGGTCTCTAATCAAACAGAAGATACTAGAAATAAAGATGAGTCAGTCTTAGAAGAAGCAAAGAGCAAAGCAGATGATAATGATGAAACATGTGAATTTTTGGAAAACATGGTCTACCAAAAAGAATTTGTAGATTTTAAAACAGAGGAGTCTGTCACATCAGTTACAGAGGGACTGTCAACTGGAGATCTTTCTGATTACTCTTTTTCAAGGAAGGAAATTATATTTTGTGAACCCGAGTTCCTTGAAAATGTAGTGGAACCCATAAACGAGACCGCAAGTCTTCAACCAACAGAGCTCTTTACGGAACATGATTTACTGAATTCCAATGAAGCAGTGAGAAGATCAGAAACAGAACCTATGATAGCCTCAGAGAAACCAGAAGGTGCTGGAAGTAACAATGAGATAGATTTCCAAGAAGCAAGGAACAAAACAGAAGACTTTCTTGTTGAAGGGATAGTACTTCCAGAATATAACACTTCTATTGATGAGGATAAAGAGTGTAACAGCCAGTGCAGTGATACATTAGTAACAGTGGCGGGAAATTTACCATTACATGACCAGCTAGAAGAAGActtacttgagcaatgtgattccaGAGACAgtaataaagaaaaccatgaagAACTGTATGAAAAAGAGCAAGCTGCATCACTAGATGACAATTGTACACCAGTTCTTGAGGAGTTTGAAATATTCACTTCTCAAGTAGAAGAAAATCATGGACACTCAACTGAAAAGCAACATGATGACTATACATATGAAGGTTTGCTCTCAAAGACCAGTGAACAAGGAAAAAGCATTACAGACAAGAGTGACCACATGGAGGCAGAATTAGTTGCGGAAGATGAGTTTGGGGCTAAATATGAAGATTCTCAAACAGATATGGGTGAAGATGACTATATACGTGAAGGTTTGCTCTCAAAGACCAGTGAACCAGGAAAAAGCATTACAGACAAGAGTGACCACATGGAAGCAGAATTAGTTGCGGAAGATGAGTTTGGGGCTAAATATGAAGATTCTCAAACAGATATGGGTGAAGATGACTATACATGTGAAGGTTTGCTCTCAAAGAACAGTGAACCAGGAAAAAGCATTACAGACAAGAGTGACCACATGGAAGCAGAATTAGTTGCGGAAGATGAGTTTGGGGCTAAATATGAAGATTCTCAAACAGATATGGGTGAAGAGCATGCTGAAGAAAGCAATAATGCTGCAAACATATCTCACCTTGAACAAGACCATTCAGAATTCCATGAAGATGAGGAATACCATGAAGAACAAGATCAACTCATTTATGAAGACTCTGAAAAAGAAGAACAGGAGATTACCCAGCAGAATGACATGTACCAGACAAGTGGGGATATGGAAAATTATGGCTTAGGTAATGACTTAGAGGAGCCAGCTGTGGTCAGTGAGTTTGCATCAGACATTGAATCTGGTAATATTGTCCACACTGATGTTTTACAAATTGCCACAGATGCTTCAGAAGGCAATATCACACCAGAAAGAACATTTTCAGACAATATGAGCCAGTTGAGCAGTACATTAGATACCATGCAAGAAAGCCCCTTACGCGAAATCACAACTGAAGAAAAACAAGCTGATAATTTATACTTAGAACAGGAGTTTCATGGTCAATACTACTCAGCTGAAGACAATGATGAAAACAAAGAATCCAAAGTGATGAGCTATTTTTCACTCCATGAAGATGCAACTGATATTGTATCTGTTGCAGAACACACAGTTGAGGTAGAACTTACCTCGTCCAAAGATGATTTCTGTTTTAAAGACAGTAAGGCAGACCTCAAAAATAAAGATGACACAGGGAAAGTTCTAGGAGAAGTAATCTCATTCGATACAGACGATATTGTGAATTTACTTCATGAGCGTGAGAGGCTCAGCAGTGTCCAGTTGGAGGAAGATAAAAAACCTGGACAGACAGGTTCTGGGGTGCCTGATGAAGAATATCTTGAAGAATCGTGTGGAAAGGAGACAGTTTTGACGTTAGATGATATATGTGCATCAATTGTTGAGGATGTTTTGAAAGAGGGCATGTCATCAGAAGAAAGCTATGAAaattttgcagaaataacatttaaTAAACACGATGAATTCCATAATAAGATGTCTACTTGTAGTTTTGAAGAACAACAAGAGGACACAGCTGAGAAGCAGAATGATGAGTGTCGACATGTAAGTACGCAACTACAGATCACTGAATCACAAGAAGAAGAAATATTTCGCACAGACCATTCAGTGGTAGATTTAATAGCTGAGCAACGGTTTGTAGCTGAAGAGCAATTTACAGTTGAAAATAAAGTGTCTCCACTAACAGATACGAGTGAGGACCATGCAGGAGAAGGCATGCATGATTCTACAAATTATGAATTTGATATGTTCACTGAAGGTACAGAGGAATTCAAACCTCACTTTGAGCAACGTTATTCAGAAATCCAGAAAGAAATGAATGAAGATCAAGATACATTAACTTCCAAACATACTGAAAATGAAGAACAAGTGACTTATCAGCAGATAGGTACATGTCAGTCACGCTCAGATGATAAAGGCTCAGATGATTATTTACTTCAACAAACCAACATCGTTGAGTTGGGTATTGTATCAATGATAGCATCTGCTACTAGAGAAGATTCAGATGTCCTTGAATGCTCCAGAGGAGATAGCCAGCCAGATGAAACCCCTAAAACTCAAGAAAAAGAATTAGACCTGTTGTCAGAAATCCAGAGTATTATTAGCTCAAGTACATTAGACCAAAGTGTAAGTGAGTTACCAGTGGAACAAGATCATTCTCCAGATAGTCAGTATACAAGTAAACAAGAACACAGTGTCCTGGACATAGCAAGTTCTACTGGGAAGGAATTGGACAAAGAGATGGATGGTAAGTTGATTTCTCCCCAGTTAACAACATTGCATCTAGAAAACATTTTGGAGATGGCATCAGTGTCCAATTATGAGGTTGAACACATTTCTGAAACTCAAGAATTTGAACTCTTAGGAGAAATTCATAGTCTCCTTAGCCCGGGTTATAATGAACACAAGTTCCCTGAAATAATAGAGCATCTGGATTTAGATGTAAAATCGACAGTTAATCTAGAAGACCAAAGTCAACAGCTAAATCTAGAGCAAACTGAAGAGTTTGAGAAACCCTCTGTAACTGAATCACGTTTGGAAGGTTCCTTTGAAAATAAAGACATGAATTTGGGATCTACTTCTGACACAGGTTATGAAGCTAGTCATGATCTTTTTCCAGAAATTCACTCTGAGACTACAACAGATCATGCTTTAAATACCACCACATTTATGTCTTCTGCCACAAGCGCAAAGCTACATAGAAAGTCCTCTGTTCATCGACGTCAGGAACATCCAGCAACATTGGAAATGGAACCAGCTGAGCCACTTCCACCACCAGTAGTCAGTCTGCAATCAGAAGAAGTGCCACTGTTCCCAGGAGAAATGCCTGTTCTTCAAGTATCTTTACCAAATTCAGCCCCACCTACTTTCTCATCACCTCCTGCCCAGGAGGAGGCCAGTGAGGAGAAGCCCCCATCTGAGGAACTTTTGGCAGAAATTCACCCTGAGGTGGATCATGTGTCAAATACCACCACCATACTACGTAGAAAGTCCTCTATTCGCCGACGTCAGGGACGTCCATCAACATTGGAAATGGAGCCAGCTGAGCCACTTCCACCATCTGTAGCCAGTCTTGAGTCAGTGGGAGTGCCACTATCCCCAGGAAAAATGCCTGCTCTTCACGTATCTTTACCAAATGTAGCCTCACCTATTGCCTCATCGCATCCTGCCCAGGAAGAGGCCAGTGAGGAGAAGCCGGCCCCCATTGAGGAATTTTTGTCAGAAATTCACTCCGAGGCAGATCATGTGTTAGATACCACCACATTTATGTCTTCTGCCACAAGCCCACAACTACAAAGAAAGTCCTCTGTCCGTCTACATCAGGGACATCCAGCAACATTGGAAATGGAACCAGCTGAgccacttccgccaccagtaGTCAGTCTGCAATCAGAAGAAGTGCCACTATTCCCAGGAGAAATGCCTGTTCTTCATGTATCTTTACCAAATTCAGCCCCGCCTACTATCTCATCACCTCCTGCCCAGGAGGAGGTCAGTGAGGAGAAGCCTTCATCTGAGGAACTTTTGTCAGAAATTCACCCTGAGGCGGATCATGTGTCAAATACCACCACCATACTACATAGAAAGTCCTCTATTCGTCGACGTCAAGGACGTCCATCAACGTTGGATTTGGAACCAGCTGAGCCAATTCCACCACCAGTAGCCAGTCTTGAGTCAGTGGGAGTGCCACTATCCCCAGGAGAAACACCTGCTTTTCACTTATCTTTACCAAATGCAGCCTCACCTACTGCCTCATCACATCCTGCCCAGGAAGAGGCCAGTGAGGAGAAGCCCCCCTCTGAGGAATTTTTGTCAGAAAATTACTCCGAGGCAGATCATGAGTTAAATACCACCACATTTATGTCTTCTGCCACAAGCCCAACACTACGAAGAAAGTCCTCTGTTCGTCGACGTCAGGGACGTCCAGCAACATTGGAACTGGAACCAGCTGAGTCACTTCCACCACCAGTAGCCAGTTTGCAATCAGAAGTTCCACTATTCCCAGGAGAAATGCCTGTTCTTCACGTATCTTTACCAAATGCAGCCCCACCTACTGCCTCATCACCTTCGGCCCAGGAGGAGACCAGTGAGGAGAAGCCCACCTCTGAGGAACTTTTGTCAAAAATTCACACTGAGGCAGATCATGTGTTACATGCAATCACACTTGTGTCTTCTGCCACGTTAGTGGATACACATGAAAATGAACGACGTATAACAGCAGAGCAGGATTCTCAACATATACTCAATCATTCTAAGGAAGGGAAAGATGAAAATGTTAATTTGGAGCAAATCATAGTGGAGGAACAAATGGTCAGTGAGCAGTATGCTACCTCTACAGAAGACGTTGCTTCCACTGAGGAACCCAATCAAGAATTTGGTCGCAAAGTCAACCAATATGTTCTTACTGAAACTGTGACTATTAAAACAGGTGTAGAAGAGGCAGACTTGTGTGTCATCAGCTCATCCACAAAGACTGAAATTTCAGTAATAAGTGAGCTGTTTGGAACAGAGGATAAAGACGAGTCAGTTGTCAAATCACACATAGAAGCTGATCATATTCAAGAAGAGGTAGACAGAATTCATAAAGTACAGTCCTCTAATAAGGAAGAAGTCATCACTGTCAAATTGGAAGGTGTTGAGCAGGAAAATACAGATCCTAGTGGCAAGAAGGAGAAtataccaataatacagacttcATATCATGAGGACATCAATCAAGGTCAAGTGCGACCTCTTGTGGCTGAAGTGGGAATGACAGATGAACCAGTTGTACAAGAAGAAGCTGATCTAGACAACAATATG